In Anseongella ginsenosidimutans, one genomic interval encodes:
- the istB gene encoding IS21-like element helper ATPase IstB, translated as MTEKKEQIKHLCKQFKMSGIAHSLDTLIAQGESQEMGLTEFTWNLLETEASHRQQREMERRLKTARLPASSSLEAYDATVENGLPKNRLNQLRELNWLDQIYNIILLGPSGVGKTHLAAGLCRDAIQGGYNAFFRTMEDIMNMLKMKDMTRSAMADYKRLTKAQLIVIDDMMLFPVEKAQAVALFNFINHLYESTSFIITTNKMPAEWAGLLGDEVLATALLDRLLYRCEAITLTGKSYRLKHRKSIFEHSTA; from the coding sequence ATGACAGAAAAAAAAGAACAGATCAAACACCTGTGCAAGCAGTTTAAGATGAGCGGGATCGCCCACTCCCTGGACACGCTCATCGCCCAGGGGGAATCCCAGGAAATGGGCCTGACCGAATTCACCTGGAATCTTCTTGAGACAGAAGCTTCCCATCGCCAGCAGCGGGAAATGGAAAGGCGGTTAAAAACCGCCCGCCTGCCTGCCTCCTCTTCCCTGGAAGCCTACGATGCCACCGTGGAGAACGGCCTTCCTAAAAATCGCTTAAATCAGCTCAGGGAGCTTAACTGGTTAGATCAAATCTATAATATCATCCTGCTCGGTCCCAGCGGCGTGGGTAAAACACATTTGGCGGCCGGTCTCTGCAGAGACGCCATCCAGGGAGGGTACAATGCCTTCTTCCGAACAATGGAGGATATTATGAATATGCTGAAAATGAAAGACATGACCCGATCTGCCATGGCCGACTATAAACGCCTGACCAAGGCACAACTCATCGTCATCGACGATATGATGCTCTTCCCGGTAGAAAAAGCTCAGGCCGTCGCCTTGTTCAACTTCATTAACCATTTGTATGAAAGCACTTCCTTCATTATCACTACCAATAAGATGCCGGCTGAATGGGCAGGCCTGCTGGGCGACGAGGTCCTGGCAACCGCTCTATTGGACCGCCTGCTCTACCGGTGCGAAGCCATCACACTCACCGGAAAAAGCTATCGTTTAAAGCATCGAAAATCTATCTTTGAACACTCCACTGCTTAA
- a CDS encoding WecB/TagA/CpsF family glycosyltransferase, whose protein sequence is MDVAVINGKRAYGFVSTGELLDFIEGKKGLLVALNPEKLNRNEPLLDQIINNHIGYPDGIGAVFALRLRGVKAIRITGADFWLDIIKNNYKSKSFYLIGARQDVLEATVARLKKEYPKIEIKGWRNGYFKHEEINTIAEEIKATEPDFVFVAMGSPRQEYLMNELFGQFDKALYMGLGGSYDVYSGSKKRAPKVLQVLGLEWFYRLASEPSRWRRQTSLFVFLYRLLLKRI, encoded by the coding sequence ATGGACGTTGCTGTTATAAATGGGAAAAGAGCCTATGGTTTTGTTTCCACTGGAGAACTATTAGATTTTATTGAAGGGAAAAAAGGACTGTTGGTAGCTCTGAACCCCGAAAAGCTTAATCGAAATGAGCCGTTACTTGATCAGATTATAAATAATCACATAGGATACCCTGACGGCATTGGGGCTGTATTTGCGTTACGACTGAGAGGTGTTAAGGCAATTAGAATAACTGGTGCAGATTTCTGGCTCGATATTATAAAAAATAACTATAAATCGAAAAGTTTTTATTTAATAGGTGCAAGGCAAGATGTCCTCGAAGCAACAGTAGCAAGACTAAAGAAGGAGTATCCGAAAATAGAGATTAAGGGCTGGAGGAATGGTTACTTCAAGCATGAGGAAATTAACACAATTGCTGAAGAGATAAAGGCTACCGAGCCAGATTTTGTATTTGTTGCTATGGGAAGTCCGCGGCAAGAGTATTTAATGAATGAGTTATTTGGGCAGTTTGATAAGGCGCTATATATGGGGCTCGGAGGAAGTTATGACGTCTATTCGGGAAGTAAAAAGCGAGCACCTAAGGTTTTGCAAGTACTGGGTTTGGAGTGGTTTTATAGACTGGCATCCGAGCCTTCACGTTGGAGGAGACAGACAAGCTTGTTTGTTTTTTTGTACCGATTATTGTTGAAGAGGATATAG
- a CDS encoding MraY family glycosyltransferase yields the protein MYYLIVLAILLLLERIYFRIADRYNIIDKPNERSSHDRIVIRGGGIIVPLAALIWWVLSGWHYPFLMGGLLLVSLISFLDDIYTLSNKIRLLVQFTAAALVLYETGLGIYSWLLWIPLLVVIVGFKNAFNFMDGINGITALYSLSAIAGFFYVNTISQFTDETLLIYIALAVLVFAYFNLRKKARCFAGDVGAVALAFLLAFWMIQLVLDTGEGLYILFFAVYGVDAVLTIFHRLLKKENIFQAHRSHLYQYMANERRMGHVPVSLLYFVLQAAINLLVIFWLQLVGGTNWPLFIAILLVLSAIYVAAKFSILRKLKSQTT from the coding sequence ATGTACTACCTTATCGTTTTAGCGATTCTTCTACTCCTCGAACGCATCTACTTCCGCATCGCCGATCGCTATAACATCATTGACAAACCCAACGAACGCAGTTCCCACGATCGAATCGTAATTCGGGGTGGTGGAATTATAGTTCCACTAGCCGCATTGATTTGGTGGGTGTTGAGTGGCTGGCATTATCCTTTTTTGATGGGTGGCCTGCTGTTAGTTTCGCTGATCAGCTTCCTTGATGATATTTATACCTTATCAAACAAGATTCGGCTACTGGTACAGTTTACTGCAGCGGCTTTGGTATTATATGAAACAGGTCTGGGGATATATAGCTGGCTGCTCTGGATTCCGCTGCTGGTTGTGATAGTCGGGTTTAAAAATGCCTTTAACTTTATGGATGGCATCAACGGGATTACTGCATTGTATTCCCTGTCAGCAATTGCAGGCTTTTTCTACGTTAATACTATTAGCCAGTTTACAGACGAAACGCTGCTTATTTATATTGCGCTGGCTGTCCTGGTGTTCGCTTATTTTAACCTCAGGAAGAAGGCGCGATGTTTTGCGGGAGACGTGGGTGCGGTGGCACTCGCCTTTCTTCTGGCTTTTTGGATGATACAGCTGGTGCTGGATACCGGGGAGGGTCTTTATATACTATTTTTTGCTGTGTATGGAGTAGACGCGGTACTTACGATTTTTCATCGCTTGTTAAAAAAGGAAAATATTTTTCAGGCTCATCGTTCTCATTTGTACCAATACATGGCAAATGAACGGAGAATGGGTCACGTACCGGTTTCGTTATTATACTTTGTATTGCAGGCTGCGATAAATCTGCTGGTGATCTTTTGGCTGCAATTGGTCGGTGGAACCAACTGGCCCCTGTTTATTGCCATCCTGCTTGTATTGAGCGCGATATATGTGGCTGCTAAATTTTCTATACTTCGTAAACTAAAAAGTCAAACAACCTGA
- a CDS encoding sulfatase family protein, which translates to MKDIIKGFGFLSAGFISLLLAACTGAGKSGQQTASEKQALPNIVYIISDDQAWTDYGFTGHPYIQTPHIDRLAQEGRTYTRGYSVAPLCSPSLATLITGVYPQQHGITGNDPRFDFEGKRYSKEWMLERRQRFQPWLDRFQQHPTVPQLLADRGYLSFQSGKWWGGHWKEGGFTGGMTHGDVTRGGRHGDEGLKIGREGLRPVFDFIDDAMAQDKPFFLWYAPFLPHAPHTPPDSLLQKYIDKTPSEAVARYWAMCEWFDQTIGELLQELEDKGLSENTLVVYACDNGWIQDPEKSNAYMPGSKQDPNEIGIRTPLIFRWPNRIKPGLDTTTLVSTIDLVPTMLDAAAVPALPAMPGLSMLDAKALEARDTIFAIDFDHDMVSADDPGASLQHRMVLTHPWKLIDPEPANEPGQPELYNIFDDPFETNNLAGEYPEVVAKLKASLNGWWKP; encoded by the coding sequence ATGAAAGATATTATCAAAGGATTTGGATTTTTATCTGCGGGCTTCATCAGCCTTTTGCTCGCCGCCTGCACGGGCGCAGGAAAATCGGGCCAACAGACAGCTTCAGAAAAGCAGGCGCTTCCGAATATCGTATACATCATTTCGGATGACCAAGCCTGGACCGACTATGGTTTTACGGGGCATCCCTATATTCAGACCCCGCATATTGACCGCCTGGCACAGGAGGGAAGAACGTACACGCGAGGCTATTCGGTAGCTCCCCTGTGCAGCCCCTCGCTGGCCACACTGATCACCGGGGTTTATCCGCAGCAGCATGGAATTACGGGCAATGACCCCCGGTTTGATTTCGAAGGCAAGCGTTACAGTAAAGAGTGGATGTTGGAGCGCCGCCAGCGTTTTCAGCCCTGGCTGGACCGCTTTCAGCAGCACCCTACTGTGCCCCAGCTATTGGCGGACAGAGGTTACCTATCCTTTCAGTCAGGGAAATGGTGGGGCGGACATTGGAAAGAAGGCGGCTTTACCGGGGGAATGACCCATGGCGACGTAACCCGCGGCGGCCGGCACGGAGACGAGGGCCTTAAGATTGGCCGCGAGGGCTTGCGGCCGGTATTCGATTTTATTGACGATGCCATGGCGCAGGACAAACCATTTTTTCTTTGGTATGCGCCCTTTCTTCCCCATGCTCCTCATACACCGCCCGATTCGCTGCTGCAAAAATACATCGACAAAACCCCCTCGGAGGCCGTGGCTCGCTACTGGGCCATGTGCGAATGGTTCGACCAGACAATTGGCGAACTGCTTCAGGAACTTGAAGACAAAGGGCTTTCAGAAAATACGCTTGTGGTCTATGCCTGTGATAATGGCTGGATCCAGGATCCGGAAAAGAGCAATGCATACATGCCGGGATCAAAGCAGGATCCGAATGAAATTGGCATCCGCACACCCTTGATCTTCCGCTGGCCCAACCGCATCAAACCCGGCCTGGATACCACGACCCTGGTCAGCACCATTGACCTGGTACCTACCATGCTGGACGCCGCCGCAGTTCCCGCACTACCTGCCATGCCCGGCTTGAGCATGCTGGATGCAAAAGCGCTTGAGGCCCGCGACACCATCTTTGCCATTGATTTTGACCACGACATGGTCTCGGCAGACGATCCCGGAGCGTCCCTGCAGCACAGAATGGTACTAACACATCCCTGGAAACTAATTGATCCGGAGCCCGCAAACGAACCCGGACAACCCGAGCTATACAATATATTTGATGATCCCTTTGAGACCAATAACCTGGCCGGTGAATACCCGGAGGTGGTGGCAAAGCTGAAGGCAAGCCTTAATGGTTGGTGGAAACCCTGA
- a CDS encoding NAD-dependent epimerase/dehydratase family protein, translated as MKLLISGTTGFVGRNLVRYLYSTEKELYCLGLNTRHDGGVSESILWHNLNSLGCYKCNTVIHLAGKAHDIIGASDPLEYFKVNTGLTKKLFDLFIDSDARDFIYFSSVKAVADTVLGVLNEDVAANPKTSYGESKYKAEQYLLSKELPEGKRIFILRPCMIHGPGNKGNLNLLYNVVKKGIPYPLAAFENRRSFLSINNLLFVIEQLLNNPAIPGGIYNIADDEPLATSEVIKIMGEANGSKPRLWSLSPTLIQTFVRVGDKLRLPLNSERLKKLTESYVVSNHKLKNALGIKALPVSSRDGLLETIRSFEK; from the coding sequence ATGAAATTGTTAATCTCTGGAACTACTGGATTCGTCGGGCGAAATTTAGTAAGATACTTATATAGCACAGAAAAAGAATTATATTGTTTAGGACTGAACACCAGACATGATGGTGGTGTATCTGAAAGTATTTTATGGCACAATCTAAATTCGCTTGGATGCTATAAATGTAATACGGTAATTCATCTTGCTGGTAAAGCGCACGATATTATAGGTGCTTCTGATCCTCTTGAGTACTTTAAAGTTAATACAGGGCTTACAAAGAAATTATTTGACCTATTCATTGATAGCGATGCCCGCGATTTTATATATTTCAGTAGTGTCAAAGCGGTTGCTGATACGGTATTGGGCGTGTTGAATGAAGATGTAGCAGCAAACCCCAAAACTTCGTACGGAGAATCCAAATATAAAGCTGAACAATACCTGCTGTCTAAGGAACTTCCTGAGGGGAAACGTATTTTTATTCTTCGCCCATGTATGATTCACGGCCCTGGTAATAAAGGAAATTTAAATCTTCTATATAATGTTGTAAAAAAGGGCATTCCCTATCCTCTCGCAGCTTTTGAAAATAGACGATCCTTTTTATCAATCAACAACTTGCTTTTTGTTATTGAACAGTTATTGAATAACCCTGCAATACCTGGCGGTATCTATAATATTGCCGACGACGAACCTTTGGCCACCTCCGAAGTGATTAAAATAATGGGAGAGGCAAATGGTTCTAAACCGCGTCTTTGGTCTCTTTCACCTACACTAATACAAACCTTTGTAAGGGTTGGTGATAAACTCCGCCTTCCACTTAACTCGGAGCGCCTAAAGAAGCTCACTGAAAGTTATGTTGTCAGTAATCATAAATTAAAAAACGCCTTGGGAATTAAAGCTTTGCCTGTTTCTTCTCGTGATGGCTTATTGGAAACCATCAGAAGTTTCGAAAAGTAA
- the istA gene encoding IS21 family transposase, producing MSQVKQLIRLHLQGNGKKTIARELGISKNTVKQYLEKAAADPLSIKELLELDDPVLEGRFHAGNPAYKDLRFEDLKRRLPYLEKELEKVGVNKMLLWEEYKQAYPAGYGRTQFFFHFAQLSRARKPSAVLTHKPGDKLYIDFSGKKVHYTDRETGEMIVCELFVACLPFSDYAFCIAVPSQRLNDFIYALIRCLEALGGAAQALVPDNMKTAVTRADRYEPTINQTLEDLANHYQMTVVPARPRKPKDKSLAENQVKLIYTRVLAKLRNRQFFDLDSLNTAITEKIREHNQTRRQQKPYTREEEFLAAEKDQLTPLPDKRFELKYYAELKVAQNGHVYLGRDKHYYSVPYTYIGSKVKVIYTRMLVRIYAQGKQIALHQRNYAPGKYTSVKEHLCSQHQHYHNRSPAYYLDRARHTCRELYDLLEALFGQNRYPEQLYNTCDGLFSLARRSDPGRFARACQIAAEHRVYSYKFVQSILENNMTELEQDRPMDHPCPEGAMSAVKIITSSSP from the coding sequence ATGAGTCAAGTAAAACAGCTTATACGTTTGCACCTGCAAGGCAATGGCAAGAAAACCATTGCCAGGGAGTTAGGCATCAGCAAAAACACGGTTAAGCAATATTTGGAAAAGGCAGCAGCCGACCCGCTTTCTATCAAGGAATTGCTTGAATTGGATGATCCGGTGCTGGAGGGCCGGTTTCATGCGGGCAATCCGGCGTATAAAGATCTCCGTTTTGAAGATCTGAAACGCCGCTTACCCTACCTGGAAAAGGAATTGGAAAAGGTGGGGGTGAATAAAATGCTGCTCTGGGAGGAATATAAACAGGCATACCCTGCAGGCTACGGGCGTACCCAGTTCTTCTTCCATTTCGCCCAGCTCTCCCGGGCCCGCAAACCCAGTGCAGTGCTCACTCATAAACCGGGTGATAAGCTCTATATTGATTTTTCAGGTAAAAAGGTGCATTACACCGACCGGGAAACCGGGGAGATGATCGTCTGCGAGCTATTTGTGGCCTGTTTGCCTTTTTCTGATTATGCTTTTTGTATCGCCGTCCCCAGCCAGCGCCTCAATGATTTCATTTATGCACTTATCCGCTGCCTGGAAGCACTCGGCGGGGCGGCACAGGCACTTGTGCCGGACAATATGAAAACGGCCGTCACCCGTGCCGATCGCTACGAACCGACCATCAATCAGACGCTCGAGGACCTGGCCAACCATTACCAGATGACGGTCGTGCCTGCCCGCCCCCGAAAACCAAAAGACAAGAGTTTGGCGGAGAATCAGGTGAAGCTGATCTATACCCGGGTACTGGCCAAACTGCGCAACCGGCAGTTCTTCGATCTTGATTCGCTCAACACCGCCATTACCGAAAAAATCCGGGAGCATAACCAGACCCGCCGCCAGCAGAAGCCCTACACGCGGGAAGAAGAGTTCCTGGCGGCGGAAAAAGATCAGTTAACGCCGCTGCCCGATAAGCGTTTCGAGCTGAAATATTATGCCGAGCTCAAGGTAGCCCAAAACGGACACGTATACCTTGGGAGGGACAAACATTATTACAGTGTTCCCTACACCTATATCGGCAGCAAGGTAAAAGTGATTTATACCCGCATGCTGGTACGCATCTATGCCCAGGGCAAACAGATTGCCTTGCATCAGCGAAATTATGCGCCGGGGAAATACACCTCGGTAAAAGAGCACCTGTGCTCCCAGCATCAGCATTACCATAACCGGAGTCCGGCGTATTATCTGGACCGGGCCAGACATACCTGCCGGGAATTATACGATCTCCTGGAAGCTCTGTTTGGACAGAACCGTTATCCCGAACAATTATACAACACCTGTGACGGGCTCTTCTCGCTGGCCCGCCGGAGCGACCCCGGCCGGTTTGCCCGGGCCTGTCAGATCGCGGCCGAGCATCGGGTATACTCCTATAAATTCGTGCAGAGCATCCTGGAAAACAACATGACTGAGCTTGAACAGGATCGTCCAATGGATCACCCCTGCCCGGAGGGAGCAATGTCCGCGGTAAAGATTATTACCAGCAGCTCACCTTGA
- a CDS encoding acetyltransferase yields the protein MFLYGAGGHAKVILEILESRGILISGLLDDRDAISELFGYPVKKYKPGMEIDHLLLAIGNNLVRKNLATEISTTYGTAIHPSAIISERSHIGEGSVVMAGAIISASAKIGRHCIINVNAVVDHDCRVADFAHVAPGACLCGGAEVGEGAWIGAGSVVKSGVRIGDWVQLAPGSVVLEDISS from the coding sequence ATGTTTTTATACGGAGCCGGCGGTCACGCGAAAGTAATTTTGGAAATTCTGGAATCCAGGGGGATTTTGATTAGCGGGCTGCTGGATGACCGGGACGCCATCTCGGAATTATTTGGTTACCCCGTAAAAAAATATAAACCTGGGATGGAAATTGACCATCTTCTGTTGGCTATTGGAAATAATTTGGTTCGAAAAAACCTGGCGACTGAAATCAGTACTACCTACGGAACAGCTATTCACCCCTCGGCAATCATTTCGGAAAGAAGTCACATAGGCGAAGGTTCGGTTGTGATGGCGGGAGCGATCATTAGTGCTTCAGCCAAAATTGGCCGGCATTGTATTATTAATGTTAATGCGGTTGTTGACCATGACTGCCGTGTTGCCGATTTTGCTCATGTAGCACCTGGAGCCTGTCTTTGTGGAGGGGCAGAAGTCGGAGAAGGCGCCTGGATTGGGGCGGGTTCCGTAGTGAAGTCTGGCGTTCGTATAGGCGATTGGGTGCAATTAGCGCCTGGGAGCGTTGTGTTGGAAGATATTAGCAGCTAA
- the istA gene encoding IS21 family transposase, which yields MNVFLNKFMMYYEIHRMDREDCSVSYISRTLGINRRTVKKYLLMSEQDYEQHLISGTRRPKTLLPYEGFIKERLTLYPDTSAAQLFDWLKEHHADLPPVSSRTVFNFVASMREKYNIPRTKMLRDCGPVPELPYGLQVQVDFGQYNMRRSDGGTAKVFFLTMVLSRSRYKYVWFLDHPFTTEEAITAHEAGFAFFGGVAGEAVYDQDRLFLISENHGDLILTDAFRQYVRLRAFRLHFCRKADPQSKGKVENVIRYVKQNFLYNRTYYDPDTLQEEALGWLGRTANALTHEGTGKVPYSEWVTEQPFLVPYTPIAVTPVKAAYTVRKDNTICFKSNYYSLPLGTYQGRGSQVTLQVEGTQLVIWGEEGKLICKHTISAGKGQKIINNDHKRDKSGPISALIEEVAALLEEPDLGRQLLQRIRKDKPRYVRDQLLLLREIIQGADKEIVKQALEYALARQIVSATDFRALVAHYGKQKEQKDGQSNIRYLNPLGGKLPLAALTAPDKSNIDDYEQLLNGK from the coding sequence ATGAATGTATTCTTGAACAAATTTATGATGTATTACGAGATTCACCGCATGGACCGCGAAGATTGTTCCGTGTCCTACATCAGCCGAACGCTGGGCATTAACCGACGAACCGTCAAAAAGTACCTGCTCATGAGCGAGCAGGACTATGAGCAGCACCTGATCAGTGGAACCCGGCGCCCCAAAACACTGCTGCCTTATGAAGGGTTTATCAAAGAACGCTTAACCCTTTACCCGGACACATCAGCCGCTCAGTTGTTTGATTGGCTGAAGGAGCATCATGCTGATCTCCCCCCGGTTAGTAGCCGAACTGTTTTTAATTTCGTCGCCTCCATGCGGGAAAAATACAACATCCCCCGCACCAAAATGTTGAGAGACTGTGGCCCCGTCCCTGAGCTTCCCTATGGGCTGCAGGTCCAGGTTGATTTCGGGCAATACAATATGCGCAGAAGTGATGGCGGTACTGCCAAGGTCTTTTTTTTGACGATGGTACTTTCCCGGTCCCGCTACAAGTATGTTTGGTTCCTGGATCATCCGTTTACTACTGAGGAGGCCATCACCGCTCATGAAGCAGGGTTTGCTTTCTTTGGCGGAGTCGCCGGGGAAGCCGTTTATGACCAGGACCGGCTGTTTCTTATCAGTGAAAACCATGGTGACCTGATCCTGACCGATGCCTTCCGGCAGTATGTCCGTCTGCGCGCCTTCCGCCTCCACTTCTGCCGCAAGGCAGATCCCCAGAGCAAGGGAAAGGTGGAGAACGTGATCCGGTATGTCAAGCAGAACTTCCTGTATAACCGTACCTATTACGACCCGGACACCCTGCAGGAAGAAGCATTAGGCTGGTTGGGGCGCACCGCCAATGCCCTCACCCACGAGGGAACCGGCAAGGTCCCTTACAGCGAATGGGTCACTGAGCAGCCATTCCTGGTTCCTTACACACCCATTGCCGTTACCCCGGTGAAGGCAGCTTATACCGTGCGAAAAGACAACACCATCTGCTTCAAAAGTAATTACTACTCTCTTCCCCTGGGCACCTACCAGGGCAGGGGAAGTCAGGTCACCCTTCAGGTGGAGGGCACTCAGCTGGTAATCTGGGGGGAAGAAGGCAAATTGATTTGCAAGCATACCATCTCTGCGGGGAAGGGACAGAAGATCATCAATAACGATCACAAACGGGATAAGTCAGGGCCCATCTCGGCACTTATCGAAGAGGTAGCCGCTTTGCTGGAAGAGCCGGATCTGGGGCGGCAGCTGCTGCAGCGGATCCGGAAAGACAAGCCCCGTTACGTGCGCGATCAGCTGCTACTGCTCAGGGAGATCATCCAGGGAGCCGATAAGGAGATCGTGAAACAAGCCCTGGAATATGCCCTTGCCCGGCAGATCGTCAGCGCCACCGATTTTCGGGCTCTGGTAGCACACTATGGCAAACAAAAGGAGCAGAAAGACGGCCAAAGCAACATCCGCTATCTAAACCCCTTAGGAGGGAAGCTTCCGCTGGCGGCCCTGACAGCCCCCGATAAAAGTAATATCGATGATTACGAGCAATTGTTAAACGGTAAATAA
- a CDS encoding Uma2 family endonuclease: protein MHHLKAQKKIFSGRPRKFPVSPLELFKSLPEGARAQLIDDVIVMEPAPTYAHQDALGTIFLSMANFVQARHLGKILFAPFDVYLDSKNVFQPDIFFVFAEHQHLISTSGLYGAPDLVVEALSPSTCQYDRGNKKNAYEKAGVREYWTINPDTSEVRGYRLVNGIFEALPSAHGLICSPLMGGEFRWIFRQC, encoded by the coding sequence ATGCATCACCTGAAAGCACAAAAGAAGATTTTTTCCGGGCGGCCACGAAAATTCCCGGTGTCGCCCCTGGAACTATTTAAAAGCCTGCCGGAAGGAGCAAGGGCCCAGCTGATCGATGATGTGATCGTGATGGAACCTGCGCCGACATATGCGCACCAGGATGCACTGGGAACCATTTTTCTGTCAATGGCGAACTTTGTCCAGGCGCGGCATCTCGGCAAAATCCTGTTCGCCCCTTTTGACGTTTACCTGGACAGCAAGAATGTCTTTCAGCCGGATATCTTTTTTGTATTTGCGGAACATCAGCACCTCATCAGCACGAGTGGCCTTTACGGCGCCCCGGACCTGGTAGTGGAGGCGCTTTCTCCTTCTACTTGCCAATACGACCGGGGAAACAAAAAAAATGCCTATGAAAAGGCCGGCGTCAGGGAATACTGGACAATAAACCCGGATACTTCTGAAGTCCGCGGCTACCGGCTGGTAAACGGAATCTTTGAAGCCTTACCTTCTGCCCACGGCCTTATTTGCTCCCCTTTAATGGGTGGGGAGTTTAGGTGGATATTCCGTCAATGCTGA
- a CDS encoding helix-turn-helix domain-containing protein, whose translation MSKVTKQFSIQSYIDKNRNSLDESLVSLRIMKEIDKILDSKNLSNRELAIELGYSESYISQLMTGVKNVNVSFISKFEKAFAAKFDFRIFLKDDEILRQKIREQIFWSFDDHLTMFISNDDSHGFSFRQGSKSMMNVTDIEYETLK comes from the coding sequence ATGAGCAAAGTAACAAAGCAGTTTTCCATTCAGTCGTACATCGATAAGAATAGAAACAGTTTGGATGAATCTTTAGTCAGTTTGCGGATTATGAAGGAGATTGACAAGATTTTGGATTCCAAGAATTTATCAAACAGGGAGCTAGCCATCGAACTGGGATATTCCGAATCATACATCAGCCAACTGATGACAGGCGTTAAAAACGTAAATGTATCTTTTATTAGCAAGTTTGAGAAGGCCTTTGCCGCGAAGTTTGACTTTAGAATATTTTTAAAGGACGACGAAATTTTGCGGCAAAAGATTAGAGAGCAAATATTCTGGTCCTTTGATGACCATTTAACGATGTTTATTTCTAATGATGATAGTCATGGATTTTCATTTAGACAGGGAAGTAAGTCAATGATGAACGTCACTGACATCGAATATGAAACGTTAAAATAA
- the istB gene encoding IS21-like element helper ATPase IstB, whose protein sequence is MQELLSQLKTLRLSGMSRSLEAMTATRQHQELTLIEGLALLLQAEEEDRDHKRFDRLIKNARFRYQASMEELHIDAARGIDKTLVTELASNNYVSKGMPVLVEGATGTGKSFLISALGHQACAGGYKVAYYNLQKLLLRIKLTRLDGSIYKFLEKLSRTDLLILDDFGLAHLDQQQRLDLMEIIEDRHGKTATVIASQLPIASWYDVIGDDVIADGILDRLVHSAYKIQLKGDSLRKKR, encoded by the coding sequence ATGCAAGAACTACTTTCACAACTGAAAACGCTGCGCCTGAGTGGCATGAGCCGTAGCCTGGAGGCCATGACAGCCACCCGGCAGCATCAGGAGCTTACGCTCATAGAAGGACTGGCACTACTGCTGCAAGCCGAAGAGGAAGATCGTGACCACAAACGGTTTGACCGGCTGATCAAAAATGCCCGATTCCGCTACCAGGCTTCCATGGAAGAACTGCATATCGATGCCGCGCGCGGTATTGATAAGACCCTGGTTACCGAACTGGCAAGTAATAACTACGTTTCCAAGGGAATGCCGGTATTGGTCGAAGGCGCGACCGGAACCGGAAAAAGCTTTCTTATCTCTGCCCTGGGTCATCAGGCATGCGCAGGAGGGTACAAGGTGGCTTATTACAACCTGCAAAAGCTATTACTCAGGATCAAGCTCACGCGGCTGGACGGCAGTATTTACAAGTTCCTGGAGAAACTCTCCAGAACCGATCTGCTCATCCTGGACGACTTCGGTCTGGCGCACCTGGATCAGCAGCAACGGCTGGACCTGATGGAAATCATTGAAGATCGTCATGGAAAAACAGCCACCGTCATTGCCAGTCAACTACCCATTGCCAGTTGGTATGACGTAATTGGCGATGACGTGATCGCGGACGGAATTCTCGATAGGTTAGTTCACAGCGCCTACAAAATCCAGCTTAAGGGAGACAGTCTAAGAAAAAAACGGTAA